The genomic segment acgcattggtaaggccaaatatggaggattgtgtacagttctggtcaccgaattataggaaatatgtcaacaaaatagaaagagtacagagaagatttataagaatattacctgggtttcatcatctaagttacagagaaaggttgaacaagttgagtctttattctttggagcgtaggaggTTGCGGGGGGAGGgcgggacttgacagaggtattttaaattatgagagggatagatgaagttcacgtggataggctttttccattgagagtaggggagattcaaacaaaaggacatgagttaagaTTTAAAGGGCAAAAATTCAGGGGTTACATGAGGagcaacttctttactcagatagtggtagctgtgtggaacgagcttccagcagaagtggttgaggcaggttcaatattgtcatttaaagttaaattggatagctatatgtagagcaaaggaatggaggggtatgggcagAGTGGAGgttggtggaactaggtgagagtaagcgttcggcacagactagaagggcgagatggcctgtttccgtgctgtaattgttatatggatatattaatgttcagtgtcagacacccagtgactgtaaacacaatctcccacagtctggtacttaccacagtttctgtattttacactccgggttcctcagagccgcagacaccagtttcactcctgaatctcccagtttattctccCCAAGTCTAAACACAACCAGACAAATTGAcgaacaaagtgattcaaaccgTGGGTCTGAAGGAATTTCTCTCACTTGGATATTTCAGGAATGATTAAACCCTTCAGTGTAGCACTGATTggagttcccatcactgtcaatgtccctcactgcccagctccacGGTAGTCACTGAATGCCAGTAATTTTGTCTGTCGGTGAGACCCTGTAAACTCCACATATTCTGTCCCATTCCCCGATGGTCAGAAAATTGTTACTGACGAGTGAGTGTCGGAAGAGGCAGGGTTGGATGGCAGAAAGTCCTACAGTGAGGAGAGTTGTGGGTGGAGATTGTCCATGGGAGTTTGTGGAAGTCAGATCCCAGGAGGACgaggtggggagagagatccCACAGGGGGAAAGGGATGAGAAAGAGAGATCCCCAAAGGAGGAAgggagatggggaagagagaccctACAGGACGAAGTGTAtgtggaagagagatcccacaggaggataCAGATGGGAAAATAAAATCCCACAAGACAGGAGGCAGAAATAGATTGCACAAGAGGGGTGGGTCTGAACAGAGTCCCACAATCGGGAGAGGAGAGGAGCCGACTGTGCTGAGCAAAGCCACAGATTTCGACTGATGGTGATAGTCACACACGGGGAATGTCAGGGGAGGACAATCTCACAATGGTATTCTTCCCTTCTCATTGGGGCAGTCTGCTGACGGTCTCTTGTCCCTCACTGGGAAGTGGGTGTGAATCTCCGACCcacctgctgcagtcagtgtCGGTCTGGGTGtcagtaacagtgagaaggaaTATTGTCAATGGATGTGTCACAGGCAGCGAGAAACACGGCCATTCCTGTAATTTACTACCATTAAACCAGTGGCCGTTGTTCACTGATCTGATGAACTCTCCAACATCCCTTCACAAGGAACCACAGAACCCTCCTGGCCTTGGGGAATTGCTGACcgattccccccgcccccccgccccaTCATTTCACACTGTTCTTCACGATCTGATTTACTACAGTTTTACCAAAATCCCTTGACATTGAAACAACACAATTGGACAGTTTCACAGATCTGAGTGAGAGTTAAATTAAGTTACCTCAAATcctggcacttgtgcagcccgggtcccagccgctggattccttcacactgaatgtggcagCACTCCAGGTCGAgctgttttattgtatcacagagtccgatggCACGAGACAGGACTGCacagtcaatcggggtcagtgtcattccacGGAATGAAAGTCTTTCTACAGATCCCAGTGAAGCCTGAGCCAGcccacgattctgagactcaaacaggtaactcaatgtgttcaggaggctccttttaccagcATCACTCCTCATGTCTCCACTctggcgtttaacctcctccttcacccagtcaatcacccggcaggttgtttcatgaggaaatggacccacaaactcctccaggccccgagctgtcattggggaggagagaccagcaacaaaacggagaaatacctcaaatcgcccatctgtcgtgttgtgggcttcagtgaggaatttcaggatatcctcgggatgtggattcaggaattgtgcgactgcagctataaactcttggatggtgaggtgtgggaatgtgtacaccacacaccgggcagaatcctctctctccaaaagctccatcaggaacccggacaggaactgggaaggatGCAGATTGTActtgatcaaatctccatctgtGAACACAATCTTCTTCTCGGACACTCCtgtgaaggccatctgaccaaccctgagtaacacatcacgggggttctcaatctcacggttgtggtttttcaggatgttgtaaatatagtaggaatataGTTGGGTGgtggtcttgggaactcgctgcgggtccctgactctttgtgtgaagaaggggcccagtgccagagcgaggatccagcagtaggaggggttgtagctcatggtgtacaggatctcgttctcctccacgtgtttgaaaacagctgctgccaccgtctgatcttcaaaatgccggataaaatattccttccgttcctcaccaacaaatcccaggatttcagcccagacactGATCTCCGCATTTTCCAATAATTGTAAAGCAGTGGGTCGGGttgtcaccagcactgaacaccctgggagcagcttgtgctggattaaattgtacacaatgtcagacacttcacaccaccactcgggatctgggcactggtgcttgggttctgtatctctccgactgtcagcaaaatcgatTCTGTGTTTGAATTCATCTAGACCATCGAATATAAACAGTAATCCCtttgggttcttccagacctctctcaggaattccccaaagtaaggatactgatccagaatcagttccctCAGGTTTATTCTGCAATTAATCGTGTTTAACTCcctgaatttgaaactgaagacaaactggaattgtcgATATATTTCCCCCGTGCTCCAGTCATAAACGATCTTTTGTACCATTGTCGTTTTCCCAATTCCCGGGATTCCGGCCACTGCTGCTGAACTCCCAGATTTCGATTTCCTCCGGGAAAAGCTGCTCTGAAACAACTGATCAGTCCGGATTTTTTCCAGCTCTCCGCGAAGGTGTTTCTTTCTCCATTTTTCATGGGTTCGGCCTGTCGCCAGCAgttcatgttccaccagtctccgatctcgaacagtagaaatgaccgtgagctcagcgtatcgatcaaccagctggtaaatcttcaccttctccctaatcaggatcgtgttcactctcagtgtttctgtttgtgcccgcagagtctctTTGTGTTTCGCTTGAACGTCTTCCAAGGGGAAAGAGATATGAACCAGAAAATATCAGACTTCCACCATCTAATATTCAGCGAACAGTGAAGGTGGAAGTTCCTACCGCTATTTCGTTATAATCTTCCTGCCCACATAAAGACACATGTGATTTTCCTGTCCAGAGACTCTTCCTGACACCCAATGATTTTTGACAGATCATCAataatgactccacaatctctttcatAACAGCCCCTTACTGATGGGCCACTCTGGCGTCCTGGTGGCCTCATCCTTTGTTTTTCACTGCCCTGAACTTGTTTGAAAATttcacaccagttcctcagctctCAGCAATGTCCTCTGACCCAACACCAGTCATCCTTCTGCATTGGAATCACACAGTAATATTTTGAATTAACAACTTTAATTCCCATTCATAGACAATTTCTGCTCATCACTACCTCTCAGTCAACCTGCTTCATCGCAAAagtccacatgaaacctttactCCTTCAGCTCAGCCATTCTGCCTCTTCACCCTTCCAAATATCCAATGATAGCCCTTGATCTGAACTATAATATCCATTTCCTAAAGCTCTTCAACCTTTTTCCAGAATCGTCTTTATTGTTGTATTTGTTATCCGGGGTATTGTACAGATAAATTAGGGATAAAACGTGAACAAAATATGCATAGATTCCTTGAGAAAATCCATGTTGAATATGCCGGGCAACTGTTGTCACTAGTTCACTGGGAAAGTTTCCTGTTCCACTGCAAAAAGAGATGGAATCAAACGAGTTTGTGAGTTGTGAGGAATTTTGGCTGCAGAGTGTGTTCAATTTATTTCTTTGGCCAATAAGCTGGTCTACCGTTGGGATATATTGCAATGTtacaaataataatgaataaacagGAAAAGAAGCCGTCTtacatgtaagggggtttcgacttttatgttactgcggaggctaattaaaactGCGTCTTTGTTAtcttaatctggggaatgcggctttgttgtgttaaacgctgagaaagtttgcgttagcagcttgttttggtttagagggtgctattaaccaattgggatagttgttatggttttggtttatttgaagatactgtatgcgggggttttggggcagaaggcgggagagcgagacagaggatggaccaggtgctgtgagtccgctaacggggtcggacccggagacggagacggactcgtgtggagcgtctggtcgaccaccgttgttggtcccaggtggccggtcgaggtggtccgagggggtcgcagggtgaagggtgaagaagaaggtccttgagctccaactgtttgtgcaccaagagattgaactttgataagtgtggcgccttttattttccttttatattttagtctcttttaattatatagttccagtaataaaCTGTAtaacatttaattgcatctggtgtattgtctgttatttgggcggggtggggtaaatcacacagcatccacacaaacaaataACTCAGTTTGCCAAAGCAGAGGCTGTTTCCCTAAACGACAGCGaacgagcgaccctgagggtggccggggggctacatacagattggaaaaaaaaaatagtgaCAGTTGAAACTATGAAGCAAGTGCAGATTATAAGCGTCTATTTTACCCCGTCAATCAGCTTAACAGGACTGTGGTCAACCATGATACGGTTGATAAAGGGATGTGAAAAATTGAAGACGTTAGGAAGTGAATGTATTTATATGGACACTGGGAATCTGAGAGGTGGCGAATATTGAATTGGATTACTTCACTTGGGCACTGATTTAATTGGATCACGGCGCTTTTTTATTCCCCTTTTGATTTCTATCTTTGAAACTGTGCCTGGATCGATAATATTAGTTTTAACATGTTTACCAACAAGTTAGATTTCCAACTCTTGTCCATTAACGTAATAAGCAATACATGTAAGTTCAAGT from the Mobula birostris isolate sMobBir1 chromosome 13, sMobBir1.hap1, whole genome shotgun sequence genome contains:
- the LOC140207522 gene encoding NACHT, LRR and PYD domains-containing protein 3-like isoform X1: MGSIFTKTQPENLPQGEVDDATKLKPPGSFEHGAESPKVENAIPTMAEDVNMNRDPANSKEGKDTDPNSTISDLLTQCEDYQLRNMTIFYRERLKPAIEERVEGLSLTLRQEGQFSKREHEEVTKLVERRNQEESSKLFLSLVMEKGAQAQRVMWESFVEMRKELPKLDKILMEIQELGPDPYEHMNVSRGFCELPSQLRDVQAKHKETLRAQTETLRVNTILIREKVKIYQLVDRYAELTVISTVRDRRLVEHELLATGRTHEKWRKKHLRGELEKIRTDQLFQSSFSRRKSKSGSSAAVAGIPGIGKTTMVQKIVYDWSTGEIYRQFQFVFSFKFRELNTINCRINLRELILDQYPYFGEFLREVWKNPKGLLFIFDGLDEFKHRIDFADSRRDTEPKHQCPDPEWWCEVSDIVYNLIQHKLLPGCSVLVTTRPTALQLLENAEISVWAEILGFVGEERKEYFIRHFEDQTVAAAVFKHVEENEILYTMSYNPSYCWILALALGPFFTQRVRDPQRVPKTTTQLYSYYIYNILKNHNREIENPRDVLLRVGQMAFTGVSEKKIVFTDGDLIKYNLHPSQFLSGFLMELLEREDSARCVVYTFPHLTIQEFIAAVAQFLNPHPEDILKFLTEAHNTTDGRFEVFLRFVAGLSSPMTARGLEEFVGPFPHETTCRVIDWVKEEVKRQSGDMRSDAGKRSLLNTLSYLFESQNRGLAQASLGSVERLSFRGMTLTPIDCAVLSRAIGLCDTIKQLDLECCHIQCEGIQRLGPGLHKCQDLRLGENKLGDSGVKLVSAALRNPECKIQKLWLWDVGLTDSDAEDLFFALSANPSLTELYLGSNLLTDRSVPALHRLILTHPTLEQIGLDWNPFSENGRMELESLQETRPGLRVDP
- the LOC140207522 gene encoding NACHT, LRR and PYD domains-containing protein 3-like isoform X3, with protein sequence MGSIFTKTQPENLPQGEVDDATKLKPPGSFEHGAESQDVENPNPTMAGGMNMHEDPVSSKAGQDTDPNSTISDLLTQCEDYQLRNMTIFYRERLKPAIEERVEGLSLTLRQEGQFSKREHEEVTKLVERRNQEESSKLFLSLVMEKGAQAQRVMWESFVEMRKELPKLDKILMEIQELGPDPYEHMNVSRGFCELPSQLRDVQAKHKETLRAQTETLRVNTILIREKVKIYQLVDRYAELTVISTVRDRRLVEHELLATGRTHEKWRKKHLRGELEKIRTDQLFQSSFSRRKSKSGSSAAVAGIPGIGKTTMVQKIVYDWSTGEIYRQFQFVFSFKFRELNTINCRINLRELILDQYPYFGEFLREVWKNPKGLLFIFDGLDEFKHRIDFADSRRDTEPKHQCPDPEWWCEVSDIVYNLIQHKLLPGCSVLVTTRPTALQLLENAEISVWAEILGFVGEERKEYFIRHFEDQTVAAAVFKHVEENEILYTMSYNPSYCWILALALGPFFTQRVRDPQRVPKTTTQLYSYYIYNILKNHNREIENPRDVLLRVGQMAFTGVSEKKIVFTDGDLIKYNLHPSQFLSGFLMELLEREDSARCVVYTFPHLTIQEFIAAVAQFLNPHPEDILKFLTEAHNTTDGRFEVFLRFVAGLSSPMTARGLEEFVGPFPHETTCRVIDWVKEEVKRQSGDMRSDAGKRSLLNTLSYLFESQNRGLAQASLGSVERLSFRGMTLTPIDCAVLSRAIGLCDTIKQLDLECCHIQCEGIQRLGPGLHKCQDLRLGENKLGDSGVKLVSAALRNPECKIQKLWLWDVGLTDSDAEDLFFALSANPSLTELYLGSNLLTDRSVPALHRLILTHPTLEQIGLDWNPFSENGRMELESLQETRPGLRVDP
- the LOC140207522 gene encoding NACHT, LRR and PYD domains-containing protein 3-like isoform X2 yields the protein MGSIFTKTQPENLPQGEVDDATKLKPPGSFEHGAESPKVENAIPTMAEDVNMNRDPANSKEGKDTESQDVENPNPTMAGGMNMHEDPVSSKAGQDTDPNSTISDLLTQCEDYQLRNMTIFYRERLKPAIEERVEGLSLTLRQEGQFSKREHEEVTKLVERRNQEESSKLFLSLVMEKGAQAQRVMWESFVEMRKELPKLDKILMEIQELGPDPYEHMNVSRGFCELPSQLRDVQAKHKETLRAQTETLRVNTILIREKVKIYQLVDRYAELTVISTVRDRRLVEHELLATGRTHEKWRKKHLRGELEKIRTDQLFQSSFSRRKSKSGSSAAVAGIPGIGKTTMVQKIVYDWSTGEIYRQFQFVFSFKFRELNTINCRINLRELILDQYPYFGEFLREVWKNPKGLLFIFDGLDEFKHRIDFADSRRDTEPKHQCPDPEWWCEVSDIVYNLIQHKLLPGCSVLVTTRPTALQLLENAEISVWAEILGFVGEERKEYFIRHFEDQTVAAAVFKHVEENEILYTMSYNPSYCWILALALGPFFTQRVRDPQRVPKTTTQLYSYYIYNILKNHNREIENPRDVLLRVGQMAFTGVSEKKIVFTDGDLIKYNLHPSQFLSGFLMELLEREDSARCVVYTFPHLTIQEFIAAVAQFLNPHPEDILKFLTEAHNTTDGRFEVFLRFVAGLSSPMTARGLEEFVGPFPHETTCRVIDWVKEEVKRQSGDMRSDAGKRSLLNTLSYLFESQNRGLAQASLGSVERLSFRGMTLTPIDCAVLSRAIGLCDTIKQLDLECCHIQCEGIQRLGPGLHKCQDLRLGENKLGDSGVKLVSAALRNPECKIQKLWLWDVGLTDSDAEDLFFALSANPSLTELYLGSNLLTDRSVPALHRLILTHPTLEQIGLDWNPFSENGRMELESLQETRPGLRVDP